A DNA window from Seriola aureovittata isolate HTS-2021-v1 ecotype China chromosome 8, ASM2101889v1, whole genome shotgun sequence contains the following coding sequences:
- the LOC130173751 gene encoding Kv channel-interacting protein 1 isoform X2: MGAVVGTLTMQTKQRRPSRDKADDDLEMTMVCHRPEGLDQLEAQTNFSKRELQVLYRGFKNECPSGIVNEETFKQIYSQFFPHGDASTYAHYLFNAFDAAHTGSIKFEDFVTALSILLRGTVTEKLQWTFNLYDINRDGYINKEEMTDIVRAIYDMMGKYTYPVLKTDAPRQHVDAFFQKMDKNRDGVVTLDEFILSCQEDENIMRSLQLFENVI, encoded by the exons aTAAAGCTGATGATGACTTGGAGATGACCATGGTGTGCCATCGACCAGAGGGCCTGGACCAGCTAGAGGCTCAAACCAACTTCAGCAAAAGAGAGCTCCAAGTGCTCTACAGGGGCTTCAAGAAT GAGTGTCCAAGTGGCATTGTAAATGAGGAAACCTTCAAGCAAATATACTCCCAGTTCTTCCCACatggag aTGCCAGCACCTACGCACACTACCTGTTCAACGCGTTTGACGCAGCACACACCGGCTCCATAAAGTTCGAG gaCTTTGTAACAGCTCTGTCCATCCTGCTGAGGGGCACTGTCACTGAGAAGCTCCAGTGGACATTTAACCTCTATGATATCAACAGAGATGGATACATCAAcaaagag GAGATGACAGACATTGTCAGAGCGATATACGACATGATGGGGAAATACACTTACCCTGTCTTGAAAACTGACGCACCCAGACAGCATGTGGATGCCTTCTTTCAG aaaatggacaaaaacagAGACGGCGTGGTCACTCTTGATGAATTCATCCTTTCTTGTCAAGAG gatgaaaacatcatgcggtctctgcagctctttgaaAACGTCATCTAG
- the LOC130173751 gene encoding Kv channel-interacting protein 1 isoform X3 gives MTMVCHRPEGLDQLEAQTNFSKRELQVLYRGFKNECPSGIVNEETFKQIYSQFFPHGDASTYAHYLFNAFDAAHTGSIKFEDFVTALSILLRGTVTEKLQWTFNLYDINRDGYINKEEMTDIVRAIYDMMGKYTYPVLKTDAPRQHVDAFFQKMDKNRDGVVTLDEFILSCQEDENIMRSLQLFENVI, from the exons ATGACCATGGTGTGCCATCGACCAGAGGGCCTGGACCAGCTAGAGGCTCAAACCAACTTCAGCAAAAGAGAGCTCCAAGTGCTCTACAGGGGCTTCAAGAAT GAGTGTCCAAGTGGCATTGTAAATGAGGAAACCTTCAAGCAAATATACTCCCAGTTCTTCCCACatggag aTGCCAGCACCTACGCACACTACCTGTTCAACGCGTTTGACGCAGCACACACCGGCTCCATAAAGTTCGAG gaCTTTGTAACAGCTCTGTCCATCCTGCTGAGGGGCACTGTCACTGAGAAGCTCCAGTGGACATTTAACCTCTATGATATCAACAGAGATGGATACATCAAcaaagag GAGATGACAGACATTGTCAGAGCGATATACGACATGATGGGGAAATACACTTACCCTGTCTTGAAAACTGACGCACCCAGACAGCATGTGGATGCCTTCTTTCAG aaaatggacaaaaacagAGACGGCGTGGTCACTCTTGATGAATTCATCCTTTCTTGTCAAGAG gatgaaaacatcatgcggtctctgcagctctttgaaAACGTCATCTAG
- the LOC130173750 gene encoding T-cell leukemia homeobox protein 3-like, whose translation MEQAPSAPSPPPKPAHHEPISFGIDQILGAGTEPENGRTAGRQSGSDLSSGDGYYSLGSPTGASAPSYTALSISLSGIMPPVETSGSYGESRSLGSRGVIRVPAHRPVAAPGPPAPVQGAVPGFGGLCFPWIGNRFAKDRISAALVPFAVTRRIGHPYQNRTPPKRKKPRTSFSRVQICELEKRFHRQKYLASAERAALAKSLKMTDAQVKTWFQNRRTKWRRQTAEEREAERQQANRLILQLQQSALQKSLSESAVSDPLCAHNSSLYALQNLQPWAEDRE comes from the exons ATGGAGCAAGCACCCAGCGCGCCGAGCCCTCCTCCCAAACCGGCCCATCACGAGCCCATCAGCTTCGGCATCGACCAGATCCTGGGAGCCGGTACAGAGCCAGAAAACGGGCGCACGGCTGGAAGACAAAGTGGATCAGATTTAAGCAGCGGGGACGGTTATTACAGTTTAGGAAGCCCGACCGGGGCCAGCGCGCCCTCTTACACCGCGCTGTCTATCTCCCTCTCCGGTATAATGCCTCCGGTGGAGACTTCAGGTTCATACGGGGAGAGCAGGAGTCTGGGCAGCCGTGGAGTGATTCGAGTCCCGGCCCACAGACCGGTGGCAGCCCCGGGACCCCCAGCCCCCGTCCAGGGCGCTGTTCCCGGGTTTGGAGGACTGTGCTTCCCGTGGATAGGGAACAGGTTCGCCAAGGACAGAATATCAG CCGCTCTTGTGCCGTTCGCCGTTACACGGCGGATAGGACACCCGTACCAGAACCGGACGCCTCCCAAACGGAAAAAGCCCCGCACGTCCTTCTCCAGAGTTCAGATCTGCGAGCTGGAGAAACGCTTCCACCGGCAGAAGTACCTGGCCAGCGCCGAGCGGGCAGCTCTGGCCAAGAGTCTGAAGATGACAGACGCACAGGTCAAAACCTGGTTTCAGAACCGCAGGACCAAGTGGAG GAGACAGACAGCCGAGGAGAGGGAGGCGGAGCGTCAGCAGGCCAATCGTCtcatcctgcagctgcagcagtccgCCCTCCAGAAGTCCCTCAGCGAATCAGCGGTGTCGGATCCACTGTGCGCCCATAACTCCTCCCTGTATGCCCTGCAGAACCTCCAACCCTGGGCCGAGGACAGGGAATAG